In Anaerolineales bacterium, one DNA window encodes the following:
- the dnaA gene encoding chromosomal replication initiator protein DnaA, with translation MNAEQAWQSVLAQLQMDMPRASFDTWVRDTRPLAYENGMITVGVRNAYARDWLENRLAANVSRMLIEILNSNVSVNFVVTQSDENASSTDPEPAAASMEVTPPEPKARHVSLNPRYTFDTYVVGSGNRLAHAACQAVAEKPARAYNPLFLYGGVGLGKTHLLHAIGNACHIRGLNVLYVSSEEFTNDMINAIRTHTTQAFREKYRSADVLLVDDIQFIAGKESTQEEFFHTFNTLHGQDKQIIVSSDRPPKSLITLEERLRSRFEWGLTADIQAPDFETRLAILRSKAERTGRHISDEILESVAKQVQSNIRELEGALNRIIAFADLSGSALTPSLVEVALADLIPSRGDIVPAHVLDLVARKFNLTSEKLLGRDRTREVALPRQIAMYLLREEAKISFPQIGEVLGGRDHSTVMSAYDKIKEQLHSDRRLEQDIISLKQQLYDQTVAAM, from the coding sequence ATGAATGCAGAGCAGGCTTGGCAATCGGTACTCGCACAACTTCAAATGGACATGCCGCGCGCATCCTTCGACACATGGGTGCGCGATACGCGTCCCCTGGCCTACGAGAACGGGATGATCACCGTCGGCGTGCGCAACGCCTATGCGCGTGACTGGCTCGAGAACCGCCTTGCGGCCAATGTCAGCCGCATGTTGATCGAAATCCTCAATTCCAACGTCTCTGTCAACTTTGTTGTCACGCAATCCGACGAAAACGCCTCCTCCACCGACCCGGAACCTGCCGCCGCCTCCATGGAAGTGACGCCGCCGGAGCCAAAAGCGCGCCATGTGAGCCTCAATCCGCGCTATACCTTCGATACCTACGTGGTCGGTTCCGGCAACCGCCTCGCCCATGCGGCCTGTCAGGCGGTGGCGGAGAAGCCCGCCCGCGCCTACAACCCGCTTTTCCTGTACGGGGGCGTGGGACTCGGTAAAACGCACTTATTGCACGCCATCGGCAATGCCTGTCATATCCGCGGGTTGAACGTCCTGTACGTCTCCTCCGAGGAATTCACGAACGACATGATCAATGCCATCCGCACGCACACCACGCAGGCCTTCCGCGAGAAATACCGCTCGGCGGACGTGCTGCTGGTGGACGACATCCAGTTCATCGCGGGCAAGGAATCGACCCAGGAGGAGTTCTTCCACACCTTCAACACCCTGCACGGACAGGACAAGCAGATCATCGTCTCGTCCGACCGGCCGCCCAAGTCGCTCATCACGCTCGAGGAACGCCTGCGCTCCCGCTTCGAGTGGGGCCTGACCGCCGATATCCAGGCGCCGGATTTCGAGACCCGCCTCGCCATCCTGCGCTCCAAAGCCGAGCGGACCGGACGGCACATCTCGGATGAGATCCTCGAAAGCGTGGCCAAGCAGGTGCAATCCAACATCCGCGAACTCGAAGGCGCCTTGAACCGCATCATTGCCTTTGCGGACCTGAGCGGCTCGGCGCTCACGCCCAGTCTGGTGGAAGTGGCGCTCGCCGACCTGATCCCCTCGCGCGGCGACATCGTCCCCGCCCACGTGCTGGACCTGGTGGCCCGCAAGTTCAACCTGACCTCCGAGAAATTACTCGGGCGCGACCGCACCCGCGAAGTGGCCCTGCCGCGCCAGATCGCCATGTACCTGCTGCGCGAGGAGGCCAAGATCTCCTTCCCGCAGATCGGTGAAGTGCTCGGTGGACGCGACCATTCCACGGTCATGTCGGCTTACGACAAGATCAAGGAACAATTGCACTCGGACCGCCGCCTCGAACAGGACATCATCTCGCTTAAACAGCAGTTGTACGACCAGACCGTGGCGGCCATGTAA
- a CDS encoding GAF domain-containing sensor histidine kinase: protein MLLTREQLQERLFALHRASLELVQDVSLETLLERIASTACEQADARYAALGVLDEDGRLKQFITVGMTDQQIKRIVHPPRGHGLIGELMDAEMPMRLPSIQAHPRSVGFPAHHPAMTSFLGVPIRAGNKQLGQIYLTEKIDASEFTADDEIIIQMLAGYAATAIANALLYEEMRERDLALTRRNVDMSLLNDIASTLTSSLELDEILNKTLGLVMNYMKVEAGEIFLLEEDKTTLRMVLHRGQAAEAFWRRNIFNVGDGYPGMVAKTRQPMIGSHLAEDANFLRDAVVEAGFQQIACIPLLSGENLMGVLSVATRGTDPFDERSIEMLSAVGTWAGLSIENARLHANARRLAVLEERDRIGMDLHDGIIQSIYGVGLSLEGAQHTLIEDPGAAKERINYAINGLNQAIRDIRSYILDLRPRQLGADGLLNGIKRLISEYRANTFSDIHLTGSDSDLKDLPQTQALVLFHICQEALANAAKHAGARNVQVAVWTTEERALMEVHDDGKGFDMDKMQTSIGHGLANMRTRAHAVGGDIDISSSNGDGTTILVWVPRAIKS from the coding sequence ATGCTGTTAACCCGTGAGCAATTACAGGAGCGGCTTTTTGCGCTCCACCGCGCCAGCCTGGAACTGGTGCAGGATGTTTCGCTGGAGACCCTGCTCGAACGGATCGCATCCACTGCTTGTGAACAGGCGGATGCACGCTATGCCGCGCTGGGGGTGTTGGATGAGGACGGCAGGCTCAAGCAGTTCATTACCGTTGGGATGACCGACCAGCAGATCAAAAGGATCGTACATCCGCCGAGGGGACATGGTTTGATCGGCGAATTGATGGATGCGGAAATGCCCATGCGCCTGCCGTCCATTCAGGCTCATCCCCGCTCGGTCGGTTTTCCCGCTCATCACCCGGCAATGACGTCGTTTCTGGGTGTGCCGATCCGCGCAGGCAATAAACAGCTGGGGCAGATCTACCTGACCGAAAAGATCGATGCGTCTGAATTTACAGCGGATGATGAAATCATCATCCAGATGCTGGCCGGATACGCCGCCACCGCCATCGCGAATGCCCTGTTATATGAAGAGATGCGCGAACGCGACCTGGCGCTGACCCGCCGCAACGTGGACATGTCCCTGCTGAACGACATCGCCTCGACCCTGACTTCCAGCCTGGAACTCGACGAGATCCTTAACAAAACTCTCGGGCTGGTGATGAACTACATGAAGGTGGAGGCGGGCGAGATCTTCCTTTTGGAGGAGGATAAGACCACCCTGCGCATGGTCCTGCATCGCGGGCAGGCCGCGGAAGCCTTCTGGCGGCGGAATATATTCAATGTCGGCGACGGCTATCCGGGCATGGTCGCCAAGACCCGCCAGCCGATGATCGGCAGTCACCTGGCTGAGGACGCCAATTTCCTGCGCGATGCGGTGGTGGAGGCGGGCTTTCAGCAAATCGCCTGCATTCCCCTGCTTTCCGGTGAAAATTTAATGGGCGTGTTGAGTGTGGCCACACGCGGGACCGACCCATTTGACGAGCGCAGCATCGAAATGCTCAGCGCGGTGGGCACCTGGGCGGGCCTTTCCATCGAAAATGCCCGCCTGCATGCCAATGCCCGCCGTCTGGCTGTGCTGGAGGAGCGCGACCGCATCGGCATGGACCTGCACGACGGCATCATCCAGTCCATTTACGGGGTGGGACTGTCGCTCGAAGGCGCGCAGCATACATTAATCGAGGATCCGGGCGCCGCAAAAGAACGCATTAACTATGCCATCAACGGGTTAAACCAGGCGATTCGCGATATCCGCTCCTATATCCTCGACCTGAGACCGCGCCAGCTCGGTGCGGACGGCCTGTTGAACGGCATAAAACGGTTGATTTCCGAGTATCGCGCCAATACCTTCTCCGATATCCACTTGACCGGGTCCGATTCCGACCTGAAGGACCTCCCGCAAACGCAGGCATTGGTCCTGTTTCACATCTGCCAGGAGGCCCTGGCCAATGCCGCCAAGCATGCCGGGGCAAGGAATGTGCAGGTTGCCGTGTGGACCACGGAGGAGCGCGCCTTGATGGAGGTCCATGACGACGGCAAAGGCTTTGATATGGATAAAATGCAGACCTCCATCGGTCATGGACTCGCCAACATGCGGACGCGCGCACATGCAGTCGGCGGTGATATCGATATTTCATCATCCAATGGCGATGGAACGACCATACTTGTATGGGTTCCACGCGCCATAAAAAGTTAA
- a CDS encoding hydroxymethylglutaryl-CoA reductase, degradative: protein MTTSRISAFYKMTLEERRAKIAEAAPLTPPELAPWTSGGLSPEAADHMIENVIGLYSLPLGIALNFMVNGRDVLVPMTLEEPSVVAGASFMAKLARGGGGFTATTSEPLMIGQMQVIHLVNLHEAKLKIYEHKAALLEEADSIDPILKKFGGGARDLEVRVFDNSPIGGFLVVHLIYDVRDAMGANAVNTACERLAPRIEAITGGKVHLRILSNLADRRIARARCTIPVKSLAFDNFSGESVRDGIIAAYAFAAVDPYRAATHNKGIMNGVDSVVIATGNDWRAIEAGAHAYAVKNGGYTSLSTWGKDADGNLVGTLEMPMAVGIVGGATKVHPAAQAAVKLMGVKTASELAEIIVSVGLAQNMAALRALATEGIQRGHMSLHARQVAIAAGATGDLVEKVAAQMVAEKVVRIDRAEEILKELKA from the coding sequence ATGACAACTTCCCGCATCTCCGCCTTCTACAAGATGACCCTCGAAGAGCGCCGCGCAAAAATCGCGGAGGCTGCGCCGCTGACCCCGCCCGAGCTTGCCCCGTGGACCTCAGGCGGACTCTCCCCCGAAGCCGCCGACCACATGATCGAGAACGTGATCGGCTTGTACAGCCTGCCGCTCGGCATCGCGCTCAACTTCATGGTCAATGGACGCGACGTACTCGTTCCGATGACGCTCGAAGAGCCGTCCGTTGTAGCGGGCGCCTCGTTCATGGCCAAACTCGCGCGTGGCGGCGGCGGATTCACCGCCACGACCAGCGAGCCGCTCATGATCGGGCAGATGCAGGTCATCCACCTGGTCAACCTGCACGAAGCCAAATTGAAGATCTACGAACACAAAGCGGCCTTGCTCGAAGAGGCCGATTCCATCGACCCGATCCTCAAGAAATTCGGCGGCGGCGCGCGCGACCTTGAGGTTCGAGTATTCGATAATTCGCCAATTGGCGGTTTTTTGGTCGTCCATCTCATTTATGATGTGCGCGACGCGATGGGCGCAAACGCCGTCAACACCGCATGCGAACGACTCGCCCCAAGAATCGAGGCGATCACGGGCGGCAAAGTCCACTTGCGGATTTTGTCCAACCTCGCAGACCGAAGAATCGCCCGCGCACGCTGCACCATCCCTGTGAAATCGCTGGCATTCGACAACTTCTCGGGCGAATCTGTGCGCGACGGCATCATCGCCGCCTACGCCTTCGCCGCCGTGGACCCGTACCGTGCCGCCACCCACAACAAGGGCATCATGAACGGCGTGGACTCGGTGGTCATCGCCACGGGCAACGACTGGCGCGCCATCGAAGCAGGCGCGCACGCCTACGCCGTCAAAAACGGAGGGTACACCTCGCTCTCCACCTGGGGCAAGGACGCGGACGGAAACCTCGTCGGCACGCTTGAAATGCCGATGGCGGTGGGCATCGTCGGCGGCGCGACCAAGGTCCACCCCGCCGCGCAAGCCGCCGTCAAATTGATGGGCGTGAAAACCGCATCTGAATTGGCTGAAATTATTGTTTCTGTTGGTCTCGCGCAAAACATGGCTGCATTACGCGCCCTCGCCACCGAAGGCATCCAGCGCGGACACATGTCACTACACGCAAGGCAGGTCGCCATTGCGGCAGGTGCGACAGGTGATTTAGTCGAGAAGGTTGCCGCGCAAATGGTGGCGGAGAAAGTGGTGCGGATTGACCGAGCGGAAGAGATTTTGAAGGAACTCAAGGCTTGA
- the vapB gene encoding type II toxin-antitoxin system VapB family antitoxin — METAKLFQNGKSQAVRLPKEFRFGSDRVYIKRIGEAVVLLPYQTPWSTLIESLSLFSADFMDERNQPPLQNREDAFA, encoded by the coding sequence ATGGAAACAGCAAAACTTTTCCAAAACGGTAAAAGTCAAGCCGTCCGCCTTCCAAAAGAATTTCGCTTTGGAAGTGACCGTGTGTACATTAAACGCATCGGGGAGGCAGTAGTGTTGCTCCCTTACCAAACACCGTGGAGCACACTTATTGAGAGCCTTTCCCTATTCTCAGCCGATTTCATGGATGAGCGCAATCAACCACCTCTTCAGAATCGTGAGGATGCGTTTGCATGA
- a CDS encoding type II toxin-antitoxin system VapC family toxin, with amino-acid sequence MKYMLDTNICIGLIRQKPQTLITRLTNCAPGEIGVSSITMAELMYGTQKSNRPEQNQSALEQFLLPIEIADFDQHASIVYGSLRALLEKNGSIIGAMDMLIGAHALSLGVILVTNNTSEFSRIPNLEVEDWI; translated from the coding sequence ATGAAATACATGCTGGATACCAATATCTGCATCGGCTTAATCCGCCAGAAGCCTCAAACATTGATCACGCGATTAACCAATTGTGCTCCTGGCGAAATTGGGGTTTCAAGCATTACGATGGCTGAATTAATGTATGGAACACAAAAAAGCAACCGCCCGGAACAGAACCAATCCGCGCTTGAACAATTTTTGCTTCCCATTGAAATTGCAGATTTTGACCAACATGCATCCATTGTGTACGGCTCTTTACGCGCTTTATTGGAAAAAAATGGGAGCATCATCGGCGCAATGGACATGTTAATCGGCGCTCACGCATTGAGTTTGGGCGTCATTTTGGTGACAAACAATACCAGCGAATTCAGCCGAATTCCCAACCTCGAAGTGGAAGATTGGATTTAA